The following coding sequences lie in one Gemmatimonadaceae bacterium genomic window:
- a CDS encoding 2-dehydropantoate 2-reductase — protein sequence MRFLVWGAGAIGGTLGAYLARAGHDVTFVDTVTEHVTAIDSAGIVITGPIAEFTQRVPAFTPVTLAGTWDTIVLATKAHHTEAATRAILPHLSDDGCVVSAQNGLNELTIARIVGETRTVGSFVNFGADYIEPGVIHYGGRGAVVLGEIDGRVTTRISAIHEAWLRFDDRAIVTPNIFGYLWGKEAYGAMLFATALTNESIADALAMSRYRNLYVALAREILGVAQARGVTPEAFDGFDPSAYLPSASDDAAAASLDALVAHNRKSAKTHSGIWRDLAVRKRRTEVDAQLGIVVTLGNEAGVATPLTARLVELIHEIEDARRPQSLETLDALTTAQPAFR from the coding sequence ATGCGATTCCTCGTCTGGGGCGCAGGCGCGATCGGTGGAACACTCGGCGCCTACCTCGCGCGCGCGGGGCACGACGTAACGTTCGTCGACACGGTTACTGAACACGTTACGGCGATCGACAGCGCCGGCATCGTGATCACCGGACCGATCGCCGAGTTCACGCAGCGTGTGCCCGCGTTCACGCCGGTAACGTTGGCGGGCACGTGGGACACGATCGTCCTCGCGACCAAGGCACACCATACTGAGGCGGCGACGCGAGCGATCCTGCCGCACTTGAGCGACGACGGTTGCGTGGTCTCGGCGCAGAACGGGCTCAATGAGCTCACGATCGCGCGTATCGTCGGCGAGACGCGCACCGTCGGCTCGTTCGTGAACTTCGGCGCGGACTACATCGAGCCCGGCGTCATTCATTACGGCGGACGCGGCGCGGTGGTGCTCGGCGAGATCGATGGGCGCGTCACTACCCGAATTTCCGCCATTCACGAGGCGTGGCTGCGCTTCGACGATCGCGCCATCGTCACGCCGAACATCTTCGGGTATTTGTGGGGCAAGGAGGCGTATGGCGCGATGCTCTTCGCGACCGCTCTCACGAACGAGTCCATCGCCGACGCGCTGGCGATGTCGCGCTATCGGAATCTCTACGTCGCCCTGGCGCGCGAGATTTTGGGAGTCGCTCAGGCGCGCGGCGTGACGCCAGAAGCGTTCGACGGATTCGACCCGTCGGCGTACCTGCCATCGGCCTCGGATGACGCCGCGGCTGCCTCGCTCGACGCGCTGGTCGCGCACAACCGGAAGTCGGCCAAGACCCACAGCGGCATCTGGCGCGACCTCGCGGTGCGCAAGCGGCGCACCGAAGTCGATGCGCAACTCGGCATCGTCGTCACGCTCGGCAATGAGGCCGGCGTCGCGACGCCGCTCACGGCGCGATTGGTCGAGTTGATCCACGAAATCGAGGACGCACGGCGGCCTCAGTCGCTCGAGACCCTCGACGCGCTCACCACCGCGCAGCCCGCGTTCCGCTGA
- a CDS encoding SDR family NAD(P)-dependent oxidoreductase — protein sequence MEFDFGGKTIVVTGAAHGFGRAISLAFARRGGNVWACDVLADELRETERLARGHDGACSTRVVDVRDKDAVDRFVEEAGAASSRIDVLVNNAGGVLGQIGRPLEQIAPNEWQSIFDVNVSGAFYCSQAAAPRMKAARAGRIVNISSGAGLGISLTGIQAYAAAKAAQIGLTRQLAHELGAWGITVNNIAPGFVRSNPTTERQWESYGEAGQRELVERIALKRLGTPDDIAHAVLFFASDYAGWITGQVLSVDGGK from the coding sequence ATGGAATTCGATTTTGGCGGCAAGACGATCGTCGTGACCGGCGCGGCTCACGGATTTGGCCGCGCCATCAGCCTCGCCTTCGCGCGGCGGGGCGGAAACGTGTGGGCCTGCGACGTGCTCGCGGACGAGCTGCGTGAAACCGAGCGGCTCGCGCGCGGCCATGACGGCGCGTGCTCCACGCGCGTCGTCGACGTTCGCGACAAGGACGCGGTCGACCGATTCGTCGAAGAAGCGGGCGCCGCGTCCAGCCGCATCGACGTGCTGGTGAACAACGCCGGCGGCGTCCTCGGTCAGATCGGGCGCCCTCTCGAGCAGATCGCGCCGAACGAGTGGCAAAGCATCTTCGACGTCAACGTGAGCGGCGCGTTCTACTGCTCGCAGGCGGCGGCGCCGCGAATGAAAGCGGCACGCGCCGGGCGAATCGTCAACATCTCGAGCGGCGCGGGACTCGGCATCAGTCTCACGGGCATTCAGGCCTATGCCGCGGCCAAGGCGGCGCAAATCGGATTGACTCGCCAGCTGGCGCACGAGCTCGGCGCGTGGGGCATCACCGTGAACAACATCGCGCCCGGTTTCGTTCGCTCGAATCCGACGACAGAGCGCCAGTGGGAGTCGTACGGCGAGGCGGGGCAACGCGAGCTCGTCGAACGCATCGCGCTCAAACGGCTCGGGACACCGGACGACATCGCGCACGCGGTGCTCTTCTTCGCGTCGGATTACGCGGGGTGGATCACGGGGCAGGTGTTGTCGGTGGACGGAGGCAAATGA